The Punica granatum isolate Tunisia-2019 chromosome 4, ASM765513v2, whole genome shotgun sequence genome has a window encoding:
- the LOC116203932 gene encoding UDP-glucuronate 4-epimerase 3-like: protein MSQLKTLSHLDSIPSSPGKFKPDKPSFQIHRLRLHSSLLSRLAFWSLLFLTLMAFLFLLSPPSSPSSSSFSQPRRNLGSGASWGGREWEKRLRKSAAPRSNPGRTVLVTGAAGFVGSHVSLSLRRRGDGVVGLDNFDSYYDPGLKRARQNLLSRSGVFIVEGDINDRELLKKLFDVVPFTHVMHLAAQAGVRYAMENPSSYIHSNIAGFVNLLEACKSANPQPAIIWASSSSVYGLNSKVPFSEKDRTDQPASLYAATKKAGEEIAHTYNHIHGLSITGLRFFTVYGPWGRPDMAYFFFTKNILKGKQITIYEGPDHSSVARDFTYIDDIVKGCLGALDTAKKSTGSGGKKKGAAQFRIFNLGNTSPVPVTELVRILEKLLKVKAKKKLLPLPRNGDVKFTHANISLAHSELRYEPKTDLEAGLKKFVKWYISYYNNGSKKSSFR from the coding sequence ATGTCGCAGTTGAAGACGCTGTCGCACCTCGACAGCATCCCCTCCTCGCCGGGGAAGTTCAAGCCCGACAAGCCATCCTTCCAAATCCACCGCCTCCGCCTCCACTCCTCCCTCCTCTCCCGCCTCGCCTTCTGGTCCCTCCTCTTCCTCACCCTCATGGCCTTCCTGTTCCTCCTCTCCCCTCCCTCCTCGCCCTCCTCCTCGTCATTCTCCCAGCCTCGTCGCAACCTCGGGAGCGGTGCCTCATGGGGCGGGCGCGAGTGGGAGAAGCGCCTCCGCAAGTCCGCTGCCCCGAGGTCCAACCCCGGTCGCACCGTCCTCGTCACTGGCGCTGCCGGCTTCGTCGGCTCCCATGTCTCCCTCTCCCTCAGGCGGCGCGGGGACGGCGTGGTTGGCCTCGACAACTTCGACAGCTACTACGACCCGGGTCTCAAGCGGGCCCGCCAGAACCTCCTTTCCCGATCGGGCGTCTTCATAGTCGAGGGCGATATCAATGATCGCGAACTCCTGAAGAAATTGTTCGATGTGGTTCCGTTCACCCACGTGATGCACCTTGCTGCCCAGGCCGGCGTCCGGTACGCGATGGAGAACCCATCGTCCTACATCCACAGTAACATTGCCGGGTTCGTGAATCTTCTTGAAGCCTGCAAGTCGGCCAACCCTCAGCCAGCCATAATCTGGGCCTCGTCGAGTTCTGTCTATGGGCTTAACTCCAAGGTGCCCTTCTCAGAGAAGGACCGAACCGATCAGCCTGCAAGCCTCTATGCTGCCACAAAGAAGGCAGGCGAGGAAATTGCTCATACTTACAACCACATTCACGGGCTCTCGATTACAGGCTTGCGGTTCTTCACCGTCTACGGACCCTGGGGCCGCCCTGATATGGCATACTTCTTCTTCACCAAGAACATACTGAAAGGAAAGCAGATCACAATATATGAGGGGCCTGATCACAGTTCGGTGGCCAGAGATTTCACCTATATTGATGACATTGTGAAGGGATGTCTTGGGGCTTTGGATACGGCTAAGAAGAGCACGGGGAGCGGGGGCAAGAAGAAAGGGGCTGCCCAATTTCGGATATTCAACTTGGGGAACACGTCCCCTGTCCCAGTGACAGAGCTTGTTAGGATCCTTGAAAAGTTGCTTAAGGTGAAGGCCAAGAAGAAGCTGCTTCCACTTCCGAGGAATGGAGACGTTAAGTTCACTCATGCGAACATAAGTTTGGCTCATTCCGAGCTCAGGTACGAGCCCAAGACCGATTTAGAGGCTGGGTTGAAGAAGTTCGTTAAGTGGTATATCAGCTACTACAACAATGGTTCAAAGAAGAGCTCCTTTCGGTGA
- the LOC116203933 gene encoding uncharacterized protein LOC116203933, with product MLLKARKILSFPRHGNCFNLNSRIGIADFTRPCYYTRGSCYSSSEPRSASTQKPNRANVAVFWDLDNKPPNSFPPFEAATKLKAASSSFGYVRHMVAYANSHSFSYVPPVVREQRKERKLLDKLENKGVIKPSEPYLCRVCGRKFYTNEKLVNHFRQIHESEHKKRLSQIESARGKRRVNLVAKYAMKMEKYKNAARDILTPRVGCGLADELKRAGFWVQTVSDRPEAADIALRNHMIDMMDRRRADCLVLVSDDSDFVGVIKEARERCLKTVVVGDISDGALKRTADVGFSWKEILMGKAKKEAVSVMGRWKDREILKRLEWTYDPEAERKKYEFYDEIDEDIVRDIEGTESGNDAQEDDVRGWWELDSDSDISSAELSR from the coding sequence ATGCTTCTAAAAGCTCGGAAGATTCTCAGCTTCCCTCGCCATGGAAATTGCTTTAACCTGAATAGCCGCATAGGCATAGCTGACTTCACTAGACCCTGTTACTACACTCGCGGATCATGCTATAGTTCGTCGGAACCGCGGTCGGCCTCGACGCAGAAACCCAACCGAGCGAATGTTGCCGTTTTCTGGGACTTGGACAATAAGCCTCCGAACTCGTTCCCACCTTTCGAAGCCGCCACAAAGCTAAAGGCAGCATCTTCTTCCTTTGGCTATGTGAGGCACATGGTGGCTTATGCTAATAGCCATTCCTTCAGCTATGTCCCTCCAGTCGTTAGGGAACAGAGGAAGGAGAGGAAACTGTTGGATAAGCTGGAGAACAAGGGAGTCATCAAGCCGTCTGAGCCGTACTTGTGTCGGGTTTGCGGCCGGAAATTCTACACAAACGAGAAGCTCGTCAACCACTTTAGGCAAATCCATGAGAGTGAACACAAAAAGAGATTGAGCCAGATCGAGTCTGCCAGAGGGAAGAGGAGGGTCAACTTGGTGGCTAAGTATGCGATGAAGATGGAGAAGTATAAGAATGCTGCAAGGGATATTTTGACGCCGAGAGTTGGGTGCGGGCTAGCGGACGAGTTGAAGCGTGCAGGGTTCTGGGTCCAGACCGTGTCTGATAGGCCTGAAGCAGCGGATATCGCCCTGAGGAATCATATGATCGATATGATGGATCGAAGGAGAGCTGATTGTCTTGTTCTTGTATCAGATGACTCGGATTTCGTGGGGGTTATCAAGGAAGCAAGGGAGAGGTGTCTTAAGACAGTCGTGGTCGGGGATATTAGTGATGGGGCTCTGAAGAGAACGGCAGATGTTGGGTTTTCGTGGAAGGAGATTCTGATGGGAAAGGCGAAGAAGGAAGCTGTATCAGTCATGGGCCGTTGGAAGGACCGGGAGATACTTAAGAGATTGGAATGGACTTACGATCCTGAGGCGGAGAGGAAAAAGTATGAGTTTTATGATGAGATCGATGAGGACATCGTTCGGGATATTGAAGGTACTGAGAGTGGAAACGATGCTCAGGAAGATGATGTCCGAGGTTGGTGGGAATTAGACTCAGATTCTGATATCTCTTCAGCAGAATTGTCTCGGTGA